A genomic region of Methanosarcina thermophila TM-1 contains the following coding sequences:
- the eif1A gene encoding translation initiation factor eIF-1A, translating to MKLADLKKPTSKPDTEEAVTRVRTPRRENNEILAIVESLLGANRLRLRCMDGVVRMGRIPGSMKKKTWIREGDVVIVVPWEFQNEKADVIWKYTRPQVDWLEKKGYLKG from the coding sequence ATCAAACTGGCAGACTTAAAGAAGCCTACATCCAAACCGGATACGGAAGAAGCCGTTACAAGAGTACGCACACCGCGAAGGGAAAATAACGAGATCCTGGCAATTGTTGAAAGTCTTCTGGGTGCAAACCGTCTGAGGCTTCGTTGCATGGATGGGGTCGTTCGTATGGGAAGGATTCCGGGTTCGATGAAGAAAAAAACCTGGATTCGAGAAGGAGATGTTGTTATTGTCGTGCCATGGGAGTTCCAGAACGAAAAAGCCGATGTGATCTGGAAATACACAAGGCCGCAGGTAGACTGGCTTGAGAAGAAAGGATACCTGAAAGGATAA
- a CDS encoding serine protein kinase RIO: MGMDQEKKIKRIDRAKDKSRVREKDSERLKVEENVFDVPTLKILYTLSNKGIIKAMGGAISTGKEANVFYAEGPDKELAVKIYRIASSTFKAMDAYIMKDPRFTNIRNNKRDIIFAWTRKEFQNLKRAKNAGVRVPEPVIAEKNILIMEFMGEKERPYPLLKNTYLEDDEAKLIFDTVVEYMRLLYKKANLVHADLSEYNILIDPKDLTPIFIDMGQSVTLEHPNSREFLYRDVQNILRFFSRYGIKDKPEELLKKIQAE; encoded by the coding sequence ATGGGAATGGATCAGGAAAAGAAGATAAAGCGCATTGATCGCGCTAAAGATAAGTCCAGGGTCAGGGAGAAAGATTCCGAACGGCTAAAAGTAGAAGAAAATGTATTTGATGTGCCCACCCTTAAGATTCTTTATACCCTCTCTAACAAGGGCATAATAAAGGCGATGGGCGGAGCAATCAGTACCGGAAAGGAAGCAAATGTATTTTATGCCGAAGGCCCGGATAAAGAGCTGGCTGTAAAGATATACAGGATTGCCAGCAGCACCTTCAAGGCTATGGACGCCTATATTATGAAGGACCCTCGTTTCACAAACATTCGAAACAATAAGCGAGACATCATTTTTGCATGGACACGCAAAGAGTTTCAAAACCTGAAGCGTGCGAAAAATGCAGGAGTACGGGTTCCGGAGCCTGTGATTGCTGAAAAGAATATTCTTATCATGGAATTTATGGGAGAAAAAGAGAGACCTTACCCACTCCTCAAAAACACGTATCTTGAAGACGATGAGGCAAAGCTTATTTTTGACACTGTGGTCGAATATATGCGTCTTCTCTATAAAAAAGCAAATCTAGTACATGCCGATTTGAGCGAATACAATATCCTGATCGACCCGAAAGACCTGACCCCCATTTTCATTGATATGGGGCAATCAGTAACCCTGGAGCATCCGAACTCCCGGGAGTTCCTTTACAGGGATGTACAAAATATACTCAGGTTCTTCAGCCGCTATGGGATAAAGGACAAACCTGAAGAGCTACTCAAAAAAATACAGGCGGAATGA
- a CDS encoding KH domain-containing protein gives MTQYIKIPKERVGVIIGPKGETKKFIEDKTACQLEIDSGIGKIDITCEEDPLKEFRVLETIKAIGRGFSPEKALELLDDDMLMLEVIDLSDVATTPKELQRIKGRIIGRNGRTRELAETLINVKISVYGKTVSVLGHPEQNTIIRTAIRMLLDGATHGAVYKFLEKKHQELLQSQLDSVEYY, from the coding sequence ATGACTCAGTATATCAAAATCCCCAAAGAAAGAGTCGGGGTAATAATAGGTCCAAAAGGAGAAACAAAAAAGTTTATCGAGGACAAAACCGCATGCCAGCTGGAGATCGACAGCGGAATTGGAAAGATAGACATCACCTGTGAAGAAGACCCATTGAAAGAATTCAGGGTTCTCGAAACTATCAAAGCGATAGGAAGGGGCTTCAGTCCCGAAAAAGCTCTCGAACTTCTGGATGATGACATGCTTATGCTTGAGGTCATCGACCTTTCCGATGTAGCTACAACGCCAAAAGAACTGCAGCGCATAAAGGGCAGGATAATAGGAAGAAACGGAAGAACCAGAGAACTTGCAGAAACCCTTATAAACGTTAAAATCTCGGTATACGGAAAAACCGTATCCGTACTTGGGCACCCGGAGCAGAATACTATAATCCGGACAGCAATAAGAATGCTGCTCGATGGAGCCACCCATGGGGCAGTTTACAAGTTCCTCGAAAAAAAGCATCAAGAACTTTTACAGTCCCAGCTTGACTCAGTTGAATATTATTAA
- a CDS encoding dihydroorotase encodes MPDILIKNTRIYYNNSLQPAEIIIEDGKVTKIGKDLRVSSSDTIIDAGGALTLPAGIDVHVHFREPGMTLKEDWYTGSCAAAAGGITTVIDQPNTVPPTTDRRAFEQKFKLARKKSIVDFGINGGVTGNIENLKELWKLGITAFGEIFMAESTGGLNINEETFEEALAEIKRLGAPATIHAEDEKMRLELEELLKGDTSYEYHSRVRPNACEAIAVQRALELVSRLKIRAHICHISTLEATGMVRKEKYLARRENKEPLFTCEVTPHHLFLSTRDWERLRSFGKMNPPLRGSHSIKALVNGINDGTIDMVASDHAPHLESEKDVDIKVAPSGVPGVETLMPLMLAAVRKNILPLSRMILLTSWNPAKAFGLDRKFKGRLDVGFDADLIIVNPRELRPIKAEFLHSKAGWTPFEGMEGIFPEYTLSRGEIIWSEESINAKPGRGNFLEGRGKRSEEDEEDLDQADESQE; translated from the coding sequence ATGCCTGATATTCTTATCAAAAATACGCGCATCTACTACAATAATTCGCTTCAGCCTGCCGAGATCATTATTGAAGATGGTAAAGTTACCAAAATAGGAAAAGATCTCAGGGTATCGAGCTCGGACACAATAATAGACGCAGGTGGCGCTCTTACCCTGCCTGCCGGGATTGATGTGCATGTCCATTTTAGGGAACCCGGAATGACTTTAAAAGAAGACTGGTATACGGGCTCCTGTGCAGCAGCTGCCGGAGGAATTACCACTGTTATTGACCAGCCCAATACAGTACCTCCCACTACCGATAGGCGGGCTTTCGAACAAAAATTTAAGCTTGCCAGGAAAAAGTCTATTGTTGATTTCGGGATTAATGGCGGAGTAACAGGCAATATCGAGAATTTAAAAGAACTCTGGAAGCTGGGAATCACGGCTTTTGGGGAAATCTTCATGGCCGAGTCCACAGGCGGACTAAATATTAATGAGGAAACCTTTGAGGAGGCACTTGCCGAAATCAAACGCCTCGGCGCACCTGCGACTATCCATGCCGAAGACGAGAAAATGCGTCTTGAGCTGGAAGAGCTGTTAAAAGGCGATACTTCCTACGAATATCATTCAAGGGTACGCCCCAATGCGTGTGAGGCGATTGCGGTTCAAAGAGCTCTTGAACTTGTTTCCAGATTGAAAATCAGAGCGCACATTTGCCATATTAGCACACTTGAAGCTACAGGTATGGTACGGAAGGAAAAATATCTTGCAAGAAGGGAAAATAAGGAACCTCTTTTTACCTGTGAGGTTACTCCTCATCACCTTTTCCTGTCTACGCGAGACTGGGAAAGGCTAAGGTCTTTTGGAAAAATGAACCCGCCTCTCCGTGGAAGCCACAGCATTAAAGCTCTGGTAAACGGGATTAATGACGGGACTATTGACATGGTAGCTTCGGATCATGCTCCGCATCTGGAATCCGAAAAAGATGTTGATATAAAGGTTGCTCCCTCGGGTGTGCCCGGAGTTGAGACCCTTATGCCTCTAATGCTTGCCGCCGTCCGAAAAAATATTTTGCCACTTTCAAGGATGATCCTGCTTACAAGCTGGAATCCTGCAAAAGCCTTCGGGCTGGATCGCAAATTCAAGGGTAGGCTTGATGTAGGTTTTGATGCAGATTTGATTATTGTGAATCCCCGCGAACTTCGTCCTATAAAGGCTGAGTTCCTGCATAGTAAAGCGGGTTGGACTCCTTTTGAAGGCATGGAGGGGATTTTTCCAGAGTACACTCTCTCGAGGGGTGAGATAATCTGGAGTGAGGAGTCGATTAACGCAAAGCCTGGAAGAGGCAACTTCTTGGAAGGTAGAGGAAAGAGGTCAGAAGAGGACGAAGAAGATCTTGACCAGGCTGATGAATCCCAGGAATGA
- the phoU gene encoding phosphate signaling complex protein PhoU, with protein MVRERYLEQLDLLKESVLSFGEMVKLIFRDSMTSVIDLDIELARKTLALEPEADRLEEEIEASIFDLLALQQPMASDLRLVVSTLKITADLRRIVGLSINIAKIPGRIEGGHVKPLIDTKKMADIAGFMLENSLKAFETQDVELAKAAAARDEEVDKLFYAVWVELIEMMAKDTSIISRATNLLFLIRYLERIADHCCNMCESVVYLATAERVKLN; from the coding sequence ATGGTTCGAGAACGATACTTAGAACAGCTGGATTTACTCAAAGAGTCTGTACTCTCGTTTGGAGAAATGGTTAAACTGATTTTCAGAGATTCCATGACTTCGGTTATAGACCTTGATATCGAGCTTGCCAGAAAGACCCTTGCCCTTGAGCCAGAGGCAGATAGACTTGAGGAAGAAATTGAGGCTTCTATTTTCGATCTGCTTGCCCTTCAACAGCCCATGGCTAGTGATCTGCGGCTTGTTGTATCTACTCTCAAGATCACAGCAGACCTCCGGCGGATTGTGGGATTATCAATAAATATTGCAAAAATCCCCGGAAGAATAGAAGGCGGGCATGTAAAGCCCCTTATAGATACGAAGAAAATGGCAGACATTGCTGGATTTATGCTTGAGAATTCCCTGAAGGCTTTTGAGACCCAGGATGTTGAGCTTGCAAAAGCAGCGGCAGCGAGGGATGAAGAGGTCGATAAGTTATTTTATGCGGTCTGGGTTGAGCTGATAGAAATGATGGCGAAAGACACGAGTATTATTTCCAGAGCCACAAATTTGCTTTTCCTGATTCGTTACCTGGAAAGAATTGCAGACCACTGCTGCAATATGTGTGAAAGCGTGGTCTATCTCGCCACGGCTGAGAGAGTTAAACTAAATTAA
- the pstB gene encoding phosphate ABC transporter ATP-binding protein PstB, translated as MTEAVQNISQPQIEAENLSLWYGEKQVLKNISIKIPRNSVTALIGPSGSGKSTFIRCLNRMNDLIKNCRVEGKVLIEGKDIYAPDVDVVELRKKVGMVFQKPNPFPMSIYDNVAYGPRIHGVNKKDLDSIVEQALRSAAIWEETSDRLKSSALSLSGGQQQRLCIARTLAVKPRIILFDEPTSALDPISTARIEDLITNLKKDYTIVIVTHNMQQAARISDYTGFFLSGELIEFDQTRQIFHNPQEKSTEDYITGRFG; from the coding sequence ATGACTGAAGCTGTTCAAAACATATCTCAACCTCAGATAGAAGCAGAGAATCTTAGTCTGTGGTACGGGGAGAAGCAGGTGCTTAAAAATATCTCCATAAAGATCCCCAGAAACAGCGTAACTGCCCTTATAGGTCCTTCAGGCAGCGGCAAATCCACTTTCATCCGCTGTTTAAACAGGATGAACGATCTTATTAAGAACTGCAGGGTCGAAGGTAAAGTATTGATAGAAGGCAAGGATATTTACGCTCCAGATGTGGATGTTGTTGAGCTTCGAAAAAAAGTGGGCATGGTTTTCCAGAAGCCCAACCCTTTTCCCATGTCGATTTATGACAATGTTGCTTATGGACCCCGCATACATGGTGTAAATAAGAAAGATCTGGACAGCATTGTTGAGCAGGCTCTTCGTTCGGCTGCAATCTGGGAAGAAACTTCGGACAGGCTTAAATCTTCTGCGCTCTCCCTCAGTGGTGGGCAGCAGCAAAGACTCTGCATTGCCAGAACCCTGGCAGTAAAACCCAGAATAATTCTTTTCGATGAACCCACAAGCGCTCTTGACCCCATCTCCACTGCAAGGATTGAAGACCTGATTACGAACCTTAAAAAGGATTATACCATAGTAATCGTAACTCATAATATGCAGCAGGCAGCGAGGATATCAGACTATACAGGATTTTTCCTTTCGGGGGAACTGATTGAGTTCGACCAGACAAGGCAAATTTTCCATAATCCTCAAGAAAAGAGTACTGAAGATTACATTACTGGCAGGTTTGGGTGA
- the pstA gene encoding phosphate ABC transporter permease PstA: MGLNSNTNEKIAFSLLTLATIIVTGIVLVILAYIILNGYGAISIEFLTQMPNRMMTAGGIFPAIIGTIALIIGSMLVALPLGVMAAIYLNEYAGESRTTWLIEMAINNLAGTPSVVFGLFGLALFVKYFDFGPSILSASLTLALLILPVIIRASEEALLTVPNEYRESSLALGVSKWQTIRYVVLPAAIPGIVTGSVLSIGRVAGETAPILFTGAAYFLPRLPDSIYSQFMALPYHLFVLATAGTNISETKSIQYGTALVLLIIVLGVNLVAVVIRRHYRNKLKI; the protein is encoded by the coding sequence ATGGGCTTGAACTCAAATACAAATGAAAAAATTGCCTTTTCCCTGTTAACTCTGGCTACGATAATAGTGACAGGTATCGTGTTGGTCATCCTTGCCTACATTATCTTAAATGGGTATGGGGCAATTAGTATCGAGTTCCTTACACAAATGCCTAACAGAATGATGACAGCGGGTGGGATCTTTCCAGCAATTATAGGCACCATAGCCCTAATAATAGGCTCCATGCTTGTAGCTCTTCCTCTAGGAGTTATGGCTGCCATATACCTGAACGAATATGCAGGAGAATCCCGCACAACCTGGCTAATCGAAATGGCAATCAACAATCTCGCAGGGACTCCCTCAGTGGTCTTCGGGCTTTTCGGGCTTGCACTGTTTGTGAAATATTTTGATTTTGGTCCTTCCATACTCTCGGCTTCTCTTACGCTTGCACTCCTGATTCTACCGGTAATTATCCGTGCTTCTGAAGAAGCTTTGCTTACAGTTCCTAATGAATATCGGGAATCGTCCCTTGCCCTTGGGGTGAGTAAATGGCAGACAATAAGGTATGTAGTACTGCCAGCTGCCATACCCGGAATTGTTACGGGGTCAGTGTTGAGCATAGGAAGGGTTGCAGGAGAAACCGCACCTATTCTCTTTACAGGGGCTGCTTACTTTCTGCCAAGGTTGCCTGATTCAATCTATTCCCAGTTTATGGCGCTTCCTTACCATCTTTTCGTGCTTGCAACTGCCGGTACAAACATCTCTGAGACCAAATCTATCCAGTACGGAACAGCTCTGGTTCTATTGATTATCGTACTGGGGGTAAACCTTGTAGCCGTTGTGATTCGCAGGCATTACAGGAATAAACTGAAAATTTAA
- the pstC gene encoding phosphate ABC transporter permease subunit PstC → MHSRNYREKGIESVLFITSTLTVAILFLICLFLFRDSLLLFKETSLLDFLAGKFWYPTSVNQQFGLMPLFLGSLLVTVGAILFSVPLGIASAIYISEIAHPKVAGFLKPFIEILAGIPSVVYGFFGLVVLVPLIQETLNLPTGQTALTGSIVLGIMALPTIVTISEDAISSVPSTLKHGSLALGATRWQTIYKVIIPAAISGISAAVMLGVGRAIGETMVVLMVTGNAAIIPSFPGGFFGPVRTMTGTIALEMGEVPQGSEHFYALFAVGSVLFIITLLVNLVADYIKKKYQFKVR, encoded by the coding sequence ATGCATAGCAGGAATTATAGGGAAAAAGGGATCGAATCTGTGCTTTTCATAACAAGCACCCTGACGGTCGCGATCCTTTTTCTCATATGCTTATTTCTATTCAGGGACAGTTTACTTCTTTTTAAAGAAACATCTCTTCTTGATTTTCTCGCAGGCAAATTCTGGTACCCAACATCCGTAAACCAGCAATTCGGGCTTATGCCTCTATTTCTTGGCTCCCTTCTTGTGACTGTCGGAGCAATTTTGTTTTCAGTTCCTCTGGGAATCGCTTCTGCAATATACATCTCTGAAATCGCACATCCAAAAGTTGCGGGTTTTTTAAAACCTTTTATTGAGATTCTGGCAGGTATTCCCTCTGTTGTTTATGGGTTTTTCGGGCTTGTTGTGCTGGTTCCTCTTATACAGGAAACTCTTAATTTGCCTACAGGACAGACTGCCCTTACAGGTTCCATTGTGCTGGGAATTATGGCACTCCCCACAATTGTCACCATATCAGAAGATGCTATAAGCTCAGTTCCCAGCACTCTCAAGCATGGTTCGCTTGCGCTTGGGGCTACAAGATGGCAGACTATATATAAGGTCATAATTCCTGCAGCTATTTCCGGAATTTCAGCAGCAGTAATGCTTGGTGTGGGAAGGGCTATTGGAGAGACAATGGTTGTTCTGATGGTAACCGGGAATGCTGCAATAATTCCTTCTTTCCCGGGAGGATTTTTTGGTCCTGTAAGAACAATGACCGGCACAATAGCGCTTGAGATGGGGGAAGTCCCTCAGGGAAGTGAACACTTCTATGCCCTCTTCGCAGTTGGGTCTGTACTTTTCATTATTACTCTTCTGGTTAATCTGGTTGCGGATTATATAAAAAAGAAATACCAGTTTAAGGTGAGGTGA
- a CDS encoding PstS family phosphate ABC transporter substrate-binding protein — protein sequence MVNRLKSYIIFTLFVFGLVFLGAGCTENESSKDSAKERSSWREGSQEISLKGSDTVLPLVQAEAEEFMNENPNKSVTVTGGGSGVGITALIDGEVDIATASREIKNEEVEYARANGINPVEHVIAYDGISVIVNPQNPVSELTLGQLRGIYNGNVTNWKEIGGEDRPIVAISRDSSSGTYEYFKEEVLLGDEFRPDALTQPATGVIIGEVSQNPNAVGYIGVAYLDESVKGLNLDGGNGSVPPTPENIISGAYPLSRPLYFYTNGEPSGLTKEFIDFVMSEKGQNLISEVGYFPINR from the coding sequence ATGGTAAACAGATTAAAAAGTTACATAATTTTTACATTATTTGTGTTCGGACTTGTTTTTCTGGGAGCTGGCTGTACTGAAAACGAAAGCAGTAAAGACTCTGCGAAGGAAAGATCCTCATGGAGGGAAGGATCACAGGAAATTTCTCTGAAAGGTTCTGATACGGTTTTGCCTCTTGTACAGGCTGAAGCTGAAGAATTCATGAATGAAAACCCCAATAAAAGTGTAACAGTGACCGGCGGCGGATCCGGTGTTGGAATTACAGCGCTTATTGACGGTGAGGTAGATATCGCTACTGCATCCAGAGAGATAAAAAACGAAGAAGTAGAATATGCCAGAGCAAACGGAATCAATCCTGTAGAGCATGTTATTGCTTATGATGGAATTTCGGTAATTGTAAACCCACAAAACCCTGTTTCTGAACTTACCCTTGGTCAATTACGCGGCATCTATAACGGAAACGTAACAAACTGGAAGGAGATAGGCGGTGAGGATAGACCTATTGTAGCCATCTCCAGAGACAGCAGTTCCGGAACTTATGAGTATTTTAAAGAGGAGGTTCTGCTTGGGGATGAATTTCGTCCCGATGCGCTTACACAGCCGGCTACAGGAGTAATCATAGGTGAGGTCTCTCAAAACCCTAATGCAGTCGGATATATAGGCGTTGCGTATCTTGATGAAAGCGTAAAAGGCTTAAACCTGGATGGGGGGAACGGCTCTGTGCCTCCAACTCCTGAGAATATTATCAGTGGCGCATACCCACTTTCAAGGCCTCTGTATTTCTACACTAATGGAGAACCTTCTGGACTCACAAAGGAATTTATTGATTTTGTGATGAGCGAAAAAGGACAGAACCTGATAAGTGAGGTAGGATACTTCCCGATAAATCGGTAA
- a CDS encoding DNA-directed DNA polymerase — protein MPMDFQILDADYEVIYDSNPVIRLFGRGADGKSVCCFVPGFEPYFYLKASGDLHAVARLIKETFAQVKKVEIVEKFEPIGYQKTKKEMLKITTHLPRDVPEIRDDILKLQEVMRAEGKWEVYETDILFRNRFLIDKNLGGMVWLSAEGAPVDPVKYFRGGNSGSSRCENFACDSSILASGFKKIENFTIAPLKYLSFDIECLPLDGGMPSPDVSPIIMISFSFEPEYRGHKTLVLLAKPAEGINSDVLPCKDETEMLNRFFEIFCEYDPDIVAGYNHQDFDIPYITDRVRALAAQGKAINPVVGRDGSKIGYRRFGLLTRTEIKGRVVVDALPLVRRAFSLKQYTLRAVSKELLNREKLDVPPLEMEEYWFDTGEKFRKFVDYARRDAELALELILNLRLLDKYIALAQVSGSLLQEIVDGGQTSMVETLLLREFGRRDRVLLPKPDDEVSAERYEMSSDLKGGEVLEPKKGLLENVIILDYKSLYPTIMMAHNLCYSTVVTGDRPDGATIKPPSGGEFVPPDVYKGIVPSILEDLLNQRSLTKKRMRSTSDENEYRVLDATQLAVKILLNSFYGYSGYARARLYNLTLANAVTSFGRSNILNTRDIINTIGKIVLRNGAALLLEEAGELSPHDKVVELSVAYGDTDSVFVHCQSTEDLSLEEVSLVGNRLSNIVSASLPDPMELEFESIAKRALLIAKKRYALWLFEPRNSGWEDKIKVKGMETVRRDWCELTSVTLNRVLELVLKEGDVDRAVEHVRKVVNDVRNLDPAKDSQIIESLILTRTLTRKLESYKNKQPHLTVAEKLKERTGVMPSIGTRIPFIITAGKGLFVDRAEDPDYVREHNIPIDVDYYIKKQILPPVERILEVLGVKLSSLDFDSKQKGLFDFEAKKPEKMKQEKPRPKKENNEKPKEQNLFKENGRVGQSSLFDF, from the coding sequence ATGCCTATGGATTTCCAGATCTTGGATGCAGATTATGAAGTTATTTATGACAGCAACCCCGTCATCCGCCTCTTTGGCAGGGGGGCGGACGGGAAAAGCGTTTGCTGTTTTGTACCTGGTTTTGAGCCTTATTTTTATCTTAAGGCTTCTGGAGACCTTCACGCCGTAGCCAGGCTTATCAAAGAGACTTTTGCTCAAGTTAAAAAAGTCGAAATTGTTGAAAAATTCGAGCCCATTGGGTATCAGAAAACAAAAAAAGAGATGCTCAAAATCACCACCCACCTTCCCAGAGACGTGCCCGAGATAAGGGACGATATTCTCAAGCTCCAGGAAGTGATGCGGGCTGAGGGCAAATGGGAAGTCTATGAAACTGATATTCTCTTCAGAAATCGTTTTTTAATCGATAAGAACCTTGGAGGTATGGTCTGGTTATCCGCAGAAGGAGCCCCGGTTGACCCTGTAAAATATTTCCGGGGAGGCAACTCAGGCAGCTCCCGCTGCGAAAATTTCGCATGTGATTCTTCAATCCTTGCATCCGGGTTTAAAAAGATTGAAAACTTTACAATTGCCCCTCTGAAGTATCTTTCTTTTGACATAGAGTGTCTGCCTCTTGATGGTGGAATGCCTTCCCCTGATGTTTCACCCATAATTATGATCAGTTTCTCCTTCGAGCCAGAATACAGAGGTCATAAAACGCTTGTGCTTCTGGCAAAACCTGCGGAAGGCATAAATTCCGATGTTCTTCCCTGCAAAGACGAGACTGAGATGCTAAATCGGTTTTTCGAAATCTTCTGCGAATACGACCCTGATATTGTAGCAGGTTATAACCATCAGGATTTCGATATTCCTTACATAACGGACAGAGTCCGGGCTCTGGCTGCACAGGGGAAAGCAATAAATCCTGTTGTCGGCAGAGACGGCAGCAAAATCGGATACAGACGATTCGGGCTTCTCACCCGTACTGAAATAAAAGGCCGTGTGGTTGTTGATGCGCTTCCTCTTGTAAGAAGAGCTTTCAGTCTCAAGCAATACACCCTGCGTGCGGTCTCAAAGGAACTTTTGAACCGTGAAAAGCTGGATGTGCCCCCTCTTGAGATGGAAGAATACTGGTTTGATACAGGGGAAAAATTCAGAAAATTCGTCGATTATGCACGCAGGGATGCCGAACTGGCTCTCGAACTTATCCTTAATCTGAGGCTCCTTGACAAGTATATAGCTCTTGCCCAGGTCAGCGGAAGCCTGCTTCAGGAAATTGTTGACGGCGGTCAGACTTCGATGGTTGAGACTCTGCTTCTCAGAGAATTCGGGCGCCGCGACCGTGTTCTCCTCCCCAAACCTGATGATGAGGTTTCGGCTGAGCGTTATGAAATGAGTTCCGATCTTAAAGGTGGAGAAGTCCTGGAACCCAAAAAAGGGCTTCTGGAGAATGTAATTATTCTTGACTACAAGTCTCTTTACCCAACTATAATGATGGCGCATAACCTGTGTTATAGTACAGTAGTTACAGGTGACAGACCTGATGGGGCAACTATCAAACCTCCCTCGGGAGGGGAGTTCGTGCCTCCTGACGTTTACAAAGGCATCGTGCCTTCTATCCTTGAAGATCTGCTTAACCAGAGGTCGCTGACAAAGAAAAGAATGAGAAGCACTTCTGATGAAAACGAGTATCGAGTACTTGATGCTACTCAACTCGCCGTAAAGATTCTGCTAAATAGCTTTTACGGTTATTCCGGATATGCCCGGGCAAGGCTCTACAACTTGACGCTTGCAAACGCTGTAACCAGTTTCGGCAGAAGCAATATCCTGAACACCCGGGATATTATCAACACCATAGGAAAAATCGTGCTCAGGAATGGAGCAGCTCTACTCCTTGAAGAAGCTGGAGAACTCTCTCCCCATGATAAGGTAGTTGAGTTGTCGGTTGCCTACGGAGATACAGATAGTGTTTTTGTCCACTGTCAATCCACAGAGGATCTCTCGCTTGAGGAGGTTAGCCTTGTAGGTAACAGGCTTTCAAATATCGTTTCTGCTTCCCTGCCTGACCCAATGGAGCTTGAGTTTGAATCCATTGCGAAACGTGCTCTCCTTATAGCAAAGAAACGTTATGCTCTCTGGCTTTTTGAACCCAGGAATTCTGGTTGGGAAGATAAGATTAAGGTCAAAGGTATGGAAACAGTCCGAAGAGACTGGTGTGAACTGACCTCGGTAACCCTCAACAGGGTTCTTGAGCTCGTGCTTAAAGAAGGTGATGTTGACCGGGCTGTTGAACATGTCCGCAAGGTGGTTAACGATGTCAGGAACCTCGACCCGGCAAAAGACTCCCAGATTATCGAAAGCCTTATTCTCACACGCACCCTTACCCGGAAATTGGAGAGTTACAAGAACAAGCAGCCTCACCTTACAGTCGCAGAGAAGCTTAAAGAACGGACCGGTGTTATGCCTTCTATAGGAACCAGGATACCTTTTATCATTACTGCTGGAAAAGGGCTATTTGTAGATAGGGCTGAAGACCCAGACTATGTCAGGGAACACAATATCCCGATAGATGTCGATTACTATATTAAGAAACAGATACTCCCTCCTGTGGAACGTATCCTAGAGGTTCTCGGGGTTAAGCTTTCTTCACTTGACTTTGATTCCAAACAAAAAGGACTATTTGACTTTGAAGCTAAGAAACCTGAGAAAATGAAGCAGGAAAAGCCTCGTCCCAAAAAGGAAAATAATGAGAAGCCTAAGGAACAAAATTTATTTAAAGAGAACGGGCGTGTAGGGCAGAGTTCCCTTTTCGATTTTTGA